A genomic region of Candidatus Palauibacter polyketidifaciens contains the following coding sequences:
- the mog gene encoding molybdopterin adenylyltransferase — protein MDDSAEGPGGVVARIGILSVSDRASRGEYEDRGGPGVEAYLRDVLTSPWEAATRVIPDETELIRATLIELVDEAGCCLVITTGGTGPAPRDVTPEATTAVLDKELAGFGEAMRAVSRPHVPTAILSRQTAGVRGSALIINLPGSPKAVRECLDAVFAAVPDCVDLIGGPRLETDSDRVEAYRPH, from the coding sequence ATGGACGATTCAGCGGAAGGGCCGGGCGGCGTCGTCGCCCGTATCGGCATCCTCTCGGTTTCGGACCGTGCCTCCCGAGGCGAGTACGAGGATCGGGGCGGTCCGGGGGTCGAGGCGTATCTCAGGGATGTCCTCACCTCCCCCTGGGAGGCGGCCACGCGCGTCATCCCCGACGAGACGGAGCTGATCCGCGCGACTCTGATCGAGCTGGTCGACGAGGCCGGGTGTTGTCTGGTCATCACCACCGGGGGCACCGGGCCCGCCCCGCGCGATGTCACCCCTGAGGCGACCACCGCGGTGCTCGACAAGGAACTCGCCGGTTTCGGCGAAGCGATGCGCGCGGTCTCCCGGCCCCACGTGCCGACCGCGATCCTCTCGCGCCAGACGGCGGGGGTGCGGGGTTCGGCGCTGATCATCAACCTCCCCGGGTCGCCCAAGGCCGTGCGCGAGTGCCTGGACGCGGTGTTCGCGGCGGTGCCCGACTGCGTCGACCTCATCGGCGGCCCCCGTCTGGAAACGGATTCGGACAGGGTAGAGGCCTATCGCCCCCACTGA
- the folE2 gene encoding GTP cyclohydrolase FolE2 has product MTKILDAAPLADVQAHPDTRRVPISRVGVQNVRFPISVRDRRKAAQHTIANIDMSVDLPHDFKGTHMSRFMEILNSYDDEISVEALPAILRTMRQRLHAETAHLGISFPYFMEKEAPVTGAAGLLSYDCAFDASSGVEDDFILTVKIPVTTLCPCSREISARGAHNQRSIVTVKTRFTGQLWIEDVVALVDASASCELYPVLKRADEKWVTEHAYDNPRFVEDLVREVTLRLRALHQVTWFSVNVINFESIHEHDAYAQVEEPARASSRELPAG; this is encoded by the coding sequence ATGACGAAGATCCTCGACGCGGCTCCGCTGGCCGACGTGCAGGCCCATCCCGACACCCGCAGGGTGCCGATCAGCCGCGTGGGCGTACAGAATGTCCGCTTCCCCATCTCCGTGAGGGACCGTCGGAAGGCGGCTCAGCACACGATCGCGAACATCGACATGTCCGTAGACCTTCCCCACGACTTCAAGGGGACCCACATGAGCCGCTTCATGGAGATCCTCAATTCCTACGATGACGAGATCTCGGTCGAAGCGCTGCCCGCAATCCTGCGCACGATGCGCCAGCGTCTGCATGCCGAGACCGCCCACCTCGGCATCTCCTTCCCCTACTTCATGGAGAAGGAAGCTCCCGTGACCGGCGCGGCGGGCCTGCTGTCGTACGACTGCGCCTTTGACGCCTCCAGCGGGGTGGAGGACGATTTCATCCTCACGGTCAAGATTCCCGTGACGACGCTGTGTCCGTGCTCCCGCGAGATCAGTGCGCGCGGGGCGCACAACCAGCGCAGCATCGTCACCGTCAAGACGCGCTTCACGGGGCAGCTGTGGATCGAGGACGTCGTGGCGCTGGTGGACGCGTCGGCCTCCTGCGAGCTCTATCCGGTGCTGAAGCGCGCCGACGAGAAGTGGGTCACGGAGCACGCGTACGACAATCCGCGGTTCGTCGAGGATCTGGTTCGCGAGGTCACGCTCCGTCTCCGCGCGCTGCACCAGGTGACCTGGTTCAGCGTCAACGTGATCAACTTCGAGTCGATCCACGAGCACGACG